A region of bacterium DNA encodes the following proteins:
- a CDS encoding sugar phosphate isomerase/epimerase: MKCGVQLYTLRDYCKSVEDTVNTLKKIREMGYKYVQISAVSEPKDVRELKKILDDTELVAVSTHTGYERIIKETEKVIEEHKILGCEGIMCPGLPGELHNKDGYLKVADEFNKIIEKIKKNGLILGYHNHGIEFERYNGKTGLEILLDNCPELEGEIDTYWVTYGGGDPAYWIERYNGRVSQVHFKDMGIIKNQQVMPPIGSGNLNWERIIKSCKKSKVKFCLVEMDRPTCDPFEALKISLENLISFGVKNK; this comes from the coding sequence ATGAAATGTGGAGTTCAATTATATACATTAAGAGATTATTGTAAGTCAGTTGAAGATACAGTAAATACATTAAAAAAAATCAGAGAAATGGGTTATAAATATGTCCAGATTTCTGCTGTGAGTGAACCAAAAGATGTAAGGGAACTTAAAAAAATACTTGATGATACAGAACTTGTTGCTGTTTCAACTCATACTGGTTATGAAAGGATTATAAAAGAAACAGAAAAGGTAATAGAGGAGCATAAAATTCTTGGATGTGAAGGTATTATGTGTCCGGGATTGCCAGGAGAATTACATAATAAAGATGGATATTTAAAAGTTGCGGATGAATTTAATAAAATAATTGAAAAAATTAAAAAAAATGGACTTATACTTGGATACCACAACCATGGGATTGAATTTGAGAGATATAATGGTAAAACAGGACTTGAAATTTTACTTGATAATTGCCCTGAACTTGAGGGTGAAATAGATACTTACTGGGTTACATATGGTGGAGGAGACCCTGCATACTGGATTGAAAGATATAATGGAAGGGTAAGTCAGGTACATTTTAAGGATATGGGAATAATAAAAAATCAGCAGGTTATGCCACCTATAGGAAGTGGAAATTTAAACTGGGAAAGGATTATAAAATCCTGTAAGAAGTCAAAGGTTAAATTCTGTCTTGTTGAAATGGATAGACCTACCTGTGACCCATTTGAAGCACTTAAGATAAGTTTAGAAAACTTAATTTCTTTTGGAGTTAAAAACAAATAA
- a CDS encoding sialidase family protein — protein sequence MKVNKIKCENFIVYRKENEFSAWPRNCGVYKYKGDEIVVNFFTRTCNYQTKEEVGHGYEPPDNSSRIMQIRSKDGGKNWNNSKKILTPINLGKGETENINFLSPKEFNFKNPDFMLIAIKNNLFFSDDRGKTLYGPCRLPSFGYDFNWARPDYVVREDGALILFSTVNCSDGKEGKPIAIISKNNGLSWEILSYISSEKNDYMQIMPSGIILPDGKILCAIRCQRYRHGYSFWSECYISEDSGRSWQFLSRINDIGSPCHLLLLKDGRILATYGYRSYPFGIRCSISEDYGKTWKNEFIIRDDGGSWDLGYPVSIQLDSGKILTFYYFNDKNDKIQVDGGVRYIAGSIFEI from the coding sequence ATGAAAGTTAATAAGATTAAATGTGAAAATTTTATAGTTTACAGAAAGGAAAATGAATTTTCTGCATGGCCAAGAAATTGTGGAGTTTATAAATATAAAGGAGATGAAATTGTTGTAAATTTTTTTACAAGGACATGTAATTATCAGACAAAAGAAGAAGTTGGTCATGGTTATGAACCCCCTGATAATTCGTCAAGAATAATGCAGATAAGGTCAAAAGATGGTGGAAAAAACTGGAACAATTCAAAAAAAATATTAACTCCAATAAACCTGGGAAAAGGAGAAACAGAGAATATAAATTTTCTATCACCAAAGGAATTCAATTTTAAAAATCCTGATTTTATGCTTATCGCTATCAAAAATAATCTATTTTTTTCTGATGATAGAGGAAAAACTCTTTACGGACCATGCAGATTACCTTCTTTTGGATATGATTTTAACTGGGCAAGACCTGATTATGTGGTCAGAGAAGATGGTGCTTTAATTTTATTTTCTACTGTCAATTGTTCTGATGGAAAAGAAGGAAAACCTATAGCAATAATATCAAAAAATAATGGTTTATCCTGGGAAATCCTTTCTTATATATCATCTGAAAAAAACGACTATATGCAGATAATGCCCTCTGGTATTATCCTTCCTGATGGGAAAATTTTATGTGCTATAAGATGTCAGAGATACAGGCATGGATACAGTTTCTGGTCAGAATGTTATATTTCAGAAGACAGTGGTAGAAGCTGGCAGTTTTTATCAAGAATAAATGATATTGGAAGTCCATGCCATTTATTATTGCTTAAAGATGGAAGAATTCTTGCTACTTATGGATACAGGTCATACCCCTTTGGAATAAGATGTTCAATAAGCGAAGATTATGGAAAAACATGGAAGAATGAATTTATTATAAGAGATGATGGTGGTTCCTGGGATTTAGGTTATCCTGTAAGTATTCAATTAGATAGTGGAAAAATTTTAACTTTCTATTATTTCAATGATAAAAATGACAAAATACAGGTAGATGGTGGAGTTAGATATATAGCAGGTTCTATTTTTGAAATTTAG